In the genome of Yersinia enterocolitica, the window TCATATCCGTAATAATAGCCAATAGTGCGACCACAACCGCCCCCTGGATAACGTAAGCCGTATTAAAACCGCTAAGTCCGATAATGATCGGAGAACCCAAGGTTTTCGTCCCAACAGTTGATGCTATTGCGGCAGTACCTATATTGATAATGACCGAGGTTCGGATACCTGCAACGATAATAGGTGCTGCCAGTGGCAATTCAACCTGCCACAAAATCTGCCTGGCACTCATTCCCACCCCTTCTGCCACCTCATGAATGCCGCGGGAGACAGACTCGATACCGGTGATGGTTCCTTGTAAAATCGGCAATAAACCATAAAGCACCAAAGCGATAATGGCGGGTTTTTCACTAAATCCCATCACCGGTACGGCAATAGCCAGCACCGCCACCGGTGGAAAAGTCTGCCCCATAGCAACAACGGTTTCCACCACTGAGCGAAACTCTTTCCCCATGGGACGTGTCACAGCAATACCCGCAATCACTCCTATCAAAACAGCGATAACACTGGAAACCAGCACCAATAAGACATGAGCAACCACCAGTGACCAGAATGTATCTTGCAGGTAGACAGGCCGATCGAGATCAGGAAATAACGCGGCAAAGAAACCGTGTAGAGAGGTCATACCAAAAACCAAACCGGTCAACAGCAGCAGCGCCCAGCACAGAGGGTCTTTTAGCCAGCGCAGTACATCGGACACTACCCATTTAAACGCTTTCTTTGTTGGCTTATAAGTATGGGCCGTATCACGGGTATGAGCGGTATCAGGTTTCACACGCTCCCCTTATCTGCCACCAAATCAGCAAAATAAAGCACACCTAGTGATTGCCCATATTCATCAGCCACCGGCAGTTTATCGGTCTGACGAGACACAAACAGGGAAAGCGCCTCGCGCAGGCTGGTAGTACCGAGAATCGGCGGCCCTATCAACGTTTCACCGCGCCTGACCCGTTGTTCAGCCCACCCCAGTGATAACAGCTTAATTCCGAGATCACTGCGACCAAAGAAATCACGAACAAAATCATTGGCGGGTTGAGTTAGCATTTCAAGAGGCGTTCCCTGCTGAATGACTCGGCCTTCATCCATCAGAACTATGCGATCAGCCAGACTCAACGCCTCATCAATATCATGAGTCACCAGCACGATAGTCCGACCCGATAATTGATGAATACGGGTAATTTCAAACTGGAGTGCCGAGCGCGTCACCGGGTCTAACGCGCCAAAGGGCTCATCCATCAATAAGACTTCAGGATCTGCTGCCAAGGCACGAGCGACACCGACACGCTGTTGCTGCCCACCAGACAATTGATGAGGATAGCGGTGGAGAAATTGTTCTGGTTCCAGATGCAGTAGCTCAAGTAATTCAATGACGCGTTGGCGAATACGGTCCTGGGGCCATTTCAACAACTGTGGCACAGTGGCAATATTGCGCTCCACCGTCCAGTGTGGAAATAAACCTATCGATTGGATGGCATATCCCATCCGCCGCCGAATATCTTCAGGTTTATAGTTACGAATTTCTTCACCAGCAAAATGAATCTCCCCCTCATCATGTTCAATAAGGCGGTTAATCATTTTTAGTGTGGTCGATTTACCGGAGCCAGAGGTACCGATGAGTACAGTAAACTCACCCTTGGCTATCTGCAACGTCAGATTATCGACCGCTCGTTTACCGACAAAATATTTACTTACCTGATGGAAATGAATCATCGACGTGAAGTATCCATAAAAATAACCATAAATTTAAACAGCGAATCAACCACAACCGCCATCACAATCACGGGGATAACGCCAAGCAGCACGAGATCCAATGCGCTGCTAAGCAAACCTTGGAACACAATCGCTCCTAACCCACCCGCACCAATCAATGCAGCCACGACAGCCAGCCCTACTGTTTGTACCGCGACAATGCGGATACCGGATAAAATAAGTGGCATCGCAATAGGTATTTGCACCTGAAAGAACAACTGGCTGCGAGTCATCCCCATACCTCGGGCCGACTCGACAACACTGTCAGGCACCGACTCTAGCCCTGCGACCACATTACGCACTAATGGCAACAATGCATAAAGCACTAACGCGACAATAGCCGGGGCCAGGCCGATACCGCTGACACCATGCTCTGCCAACCAGGGAAGAGCCGCAGCCAGCCCCGCTAAAGGTGCAATTAGCAGGCCAAATAAGGCAATAGATGGAATGGTTTGAATAATATTCAATGTCGAAAAAATGGTGCTTTGAAAATGACGAGAACGAAAACAGAGTAAGCCGAGTGGGACCCCCAAAAGGGTGGCGGGTATCAATGTTGCGAGTAAAATCTGAAGATGTTGCCATAGCGCATCATTAAATACGTCTTGCCGGTTAACGTACTCTTTCATTAACGATAGTTGATCCAACTGCCCCATCATGAGCAATATCACTACCGGCAGAAGCAGTAAGACATTAGCCACACTGCGCCACACAGGGTTAACAATGGCACGAGATAAGCTATCGACGGCAATCAATAGACTCATCCCACTCATCAGCCAGAACCCTCCACCTAATGAGGTACGTGCCAGACTCTCGCCACCTCCGGCAAGCTGTATGGCGGTCGTGCCAGCCAATAACAACAAACCCAAAAGCAGCAACTCGGCAAATAATACTGTTAGCCAATACAGCACGATATTTTGTTTTAAGAACGCAAAAATAAGCAGGATCAGAATAGGAATTAGCACTGCCCCATTTGATCCACTTATCAGCGATAACAACGAGATCCCTTGCCCGGAAATCAATCGGTTAGGTGCATGGCTCACAAAAGACAGCCCAGCACCTGATAAAACCAATAAAATAGCCAGTACTAGCAGGACCCGGTTTTTGACAGCCATAAAAATCCATCTCCATGACAGGTAACCTTTGTTGTAATAACGAGTGACCTGTTTCTTTGATAGCGCTATAAATCAGATGCCTACAGCGCCATCTCTGACACCCACCACTATCCTTTAACAAACCCTTTCTCTTTCAGATAATTAGCTGCCACTTTTTTCGCATCCTGACCTTCAACCGCAAT includes:
- a CDS encoding ABC transporter permease; protein product: MLLLTGLVFGMTSLHGFFAALFPDLDRPVYLQDTFWSLVVAHVLLVLVSSVIAVLIGVIAGIAVTRPMGKEFRSVVETVVAMGQTFPPVAVLAIAVPVMGFSEKPAIIALVLYGLLPILQGTITGIESVSRGIHEVAEGVGMSARQILWQVELPLAAPIIVAGIRTSVIINIGTAAIASTVGTKTLGSPIIIGLSGFNTAYVIQGAVVVALLAIITDMIFARWARRLSRWRELQSLPIDRHD
- a CDS encoding ABC transporter ATP-binding protein; amino-acid sequence: MIHFHQVSKYFVGKRAVDNLTLQIAKGEFTVLIGTSGSGKSTTLKMINRLIEHDEGEIHFAGEEIRNYKPEDIRRRMGYAIQSIGLFPHWTVERNIATVPQLLKWPQDRIRQRVIELLELLHLEPEQFLHRYPHQLSGGQQQRVGVARALAADPEVLLMDEPFGALDPVTRSALQFEITRIHQLSGRTIVLVTHDIDEALSLADRIVLMDEGRVIQQGTPLEMLTQPANDFVRDFFGRSDLGIKLLSLGWAEQRVRRGETLIGPPILGTTSLREALSLFVSRQTDKLPVADEYGQSLGVLYFADLVADKGSV
- a CDS encoding ABC transporter permease, with the protein product MAVKNRVLLVLAILLVLSGAGLSFVSHAPNRLISGQGISLLSLISGSNGAVLIPILILLIFAFLKQNIVLYWLTVLFAELLLLGLLLLAGTTAIQLAGGGESLARTSLGGGFWLMSGMSLLIAVDSLSRAIVNPVWRSVANVLLLLPVVILLMMGQLDQLSLMKEYVNRQDVFNDALWQHLQILLATLIPATLLGVPLGLLCFRSRHFQSTIFSTLNIIQTIPSIALFGLLIAPLAGLAAALPWLAEHGVSGIGLAPAIVALVLYALLPLVRNVVAGLESVPDSVVESARGMGMTRSQLFFQVQIPIAMPLILSGIRIVAVQTVGLAVVAALIGAGGLGAIVFQGLLSSALDLVLLGVIPVIVMAVVVDSLFKFMVIFMDTSRR